One window from the genome of Plasmodium relictum strain SGS1 genome assembly, chromosome: 12 encodes:
- a CDS encoding copper transporter, putative, translated as MNKYIAFIVPLIILLLNSIIINASSNNSKDKCTPDLKISCSHKCCKKKLSFLQECWENYKKYSEIISNHLKNENNKNQISQDHNMDSMEHSESMPMSFQFSTHTIILFKSWETLSDGSYFISLIICFIFGLISVILKVLRLYIERSLPKTNDTNVFTSEVLFKNNTIRMVLSFVIYSWDYLLMLIVMTFNVGLFFSVIFGLSFGFFLFGSHFITSKKCATTDLDIHKQFYGDPACCGC; from the exons atgaataaatatatagcaTTTATTGTACctcttataattttattactaAATAGTATTATCATAAATGCTTCATCTAATAATAGCAAAGATAAATGTACACCtgatttaaaaatatcatgTTCTCATAAatgttgtaaaaaaaaattatcatttctTCAAGAATGTTGGGAAAACTATAAGAAATATAGTGAAATAATTAgtaatcatttaaaaaatgaaaataataaaaatcaaaTATCACAAGATCACAACATGGATTCAATGGAACATAGCGAATCGATGCCTATGTCTTTTCAATTTTCAACACATACTATTATCTTATTTAAATCATGGGAAACTTTAAGC GATGGATCATACTTTATATCTTTaataatttgttttatttttggtTTAATATCAGTTATATTAAAAGTATTAAGATTGTACATTGAAAGATCACTACCAAAAACAAATGATACAAATGTATTTACAAGCGaagtattatttaaaaataatactatTAGAATGGTTTTATCTTTTGTCATATATTCATGggattatttattaatgctAATAGTTATGACATTTAATGTGGGATTATTTTTCTCAGTTATTTTTGGTTTATCTTTTGGATTTTTCTTATTCGGTAGTCATTTTATTACTTCAAAAAAATGTGCAACCACTGATTTAGATATTCATAAACAATTCTATGGAGACCCAGCATGCTGCGGATGctaa